In one window of Nerophis ophidion isolate RoL-2023_Sa linkage group LG05, RoL_Noph_v1.0, whole genome shotgun sequence DNA:
- the fut11 gene encoding alpha-(1,3)-fucosyltransferase 11 — MAGRCRLVSCLCLGLFGLFCWVWVSFASFPDDHHGMVSYDAADQAAFQPQSALADMDVAPAGSYRGPGNQDQRGNKELPIILWWSGGLFPHFPGDTERIDCATSSCLATSNRKVQLYKRTASIIFYGTDFRAYEAPLPRLRHQTWALFHEESPMNNYLLSHGTGIKLFNYTATFRRESDYPLTLQWLPSLSYLLQPVAVTLTEKNRLRREGFAPVLYMQSHCDVPSDRDRYVRELMKYIQVDSYGKCLNNKALPKHLEDTSTATGEEDTFMRFVSRYKFHLALENGICPDYMTEKLWRPLHQGCVPVYRGSPVAADWMPNNRSVILIDDFPSPKALADFLKSLDENDSEYIRYLEFKNIRSVTNVRLLDALESREWGVNDMSKPNYLNGFECYVCEQENARLATERANRKASEKRPPPPAKMATNAHMGCPLPSPGYGDTLDLPSDDGWLQMWLQDYWQSLDQAEGLESLIRKNESDPSLLWKHIQRIAASRTRGKH, encoded by the exons ATGGCAGGTCGATGCAGGCTGGTGTCCTGCCTGTGTCTGGGCCTCTTTGGACTCTTCTGCTGGGTCTGGGTCTCATTTGCTTCCTTCCCCGATGACCATCACGGCATGGTGTCCTACGATGCGGCGGACCAAGCAGCATTCCAGCCCCAGAGTGCTCTCGCCGACATGGACGTTGCCCCCGCCGGGTCATACCGAGGACCTGGCAACCAAGACCAACGCGGCAACAAGGAGCTTCCCATCATCTTGTGGTGGAGCGGAGGCTTGTTCCCACATTTTCCTGGGGATACTGAAAGAATCGACTGCGCCACCTCATCCTGCCTGGCCACCAGTAACCGCAAG GTCCAGCTGTACAAGAGGACAGCATCCATCATTTTCTACGGCACGGACTTCCGGGCCTATGAAGCGCCACTCCCTCGTCTGCGTCACCAGACGTGGGCTCTGTTTCACGAAGAGTCCCCCATGAATAACTACCTCCTCTCTCACGGCACGGGGATCAAGCTGTTCAATTACACCGCCACCTTCCGCAGGGAGTCCGACTACCCTTTGACCCTGCAGTGGCTGCCGTCCCTCAGCTACCTGCTGCAGCCTGTTGCGGTGACCCTGACGGAGAAGAATCGGCTGAGGCGGGAAGGCTTCGCCCCCGTGCTCTACATGCAGTCCCACTGTGACGTGCCCTCGGACAGAGACAGATACGTCCGCGAGCTCATGAAGTACATCCAG GTGGATTCTTACGGGAAATGTCTGAACAACAAAGCCCTGCCAAAACACCTGGAAGACACGTCCACCGCCACAGGTGAAGAGGACACGTTTATGCGATTCGTCAGCCGCTACAAGTTCCACCTGGCGCTGGAAAACGGTATCTGTCCGGACTACATGACGGAGAAGCTGTGGCGGCCGCTCCATCAGGGCTGCGTCCCCGTCTACCGCGGCTCCCCCGTGGCGGCGGACTGGATGcccaacaaccgctccgtcatcCTAATCGATGACTTCCCCTCGCCTAAGGCTTTGGCGGACTTCCTCAAGTCTCTCGACGAGAACGACAGCGAATACATCCGATATTTAGAGTTCAAAAACATCCGCAGCGTGACCAACGTGCGTCTGCTGGACGCCCTGGAGAGCCGAGAGTGGGGGGTCAACGACATGAGCAAGCCCAACTACCTGAATGGGTTCGAGTGCTACGTGTGCGAGCAGGAGAACGCACGGCTGGCCACGGAACGTGCAAATCGGAAAGCCTCCGAGAAGAGACCGCCTCCACCAGCTAAGATGGCGACCAACGCACACATGGGCTGCCCCCTACCCAGTCCGGGTTACGGAGACACCCTAGACCTGCCTTCAGATGACGG
- the rab9b gene encoding ras-related protein Rab-9B, with protein sequence MSGKSLLLKVILLGDGGVGKSSLMNRYVTDRFDSQSFHTIGVEFLNRDLEVDGRFVTLQIWDTAGQERFKSLRTPFYRGADCCLLTFAVNDLQSFQNLGGWKKEFMYYSDVKDPERFPFVVLGNKVDMEQREVGEDEARAWCEESGCCPYYETSAKDDTNVTAAFEAAVREVLAAEDHIDHSVLSGTIDLHGNRKISRGSCC encoded by the coding sequence atgagtgggaagagcctgctgCTGAAGGTGATCCTGCTCGGGGACGGAGGAGTAGGCAAGTCCTCGCTGATGAACCGCTATGTCACCGACCGCTTCGACTCCCAGTCATTTCACACCATAGGTGTCGAGTTCCTCAACAGGGACCTGGAAGTGGATGGACGCTTTGTTACCCTGCAGATCTGGGACACCGCCGGCCAGGAACGTTTCAAGTCCCTGCGCACGCCTTTCTACCGAGGGGCCGACTGCTGCCTGCTCACGTTCGCCGTGAACGACCTGCAGAGCTTTCAGAACCTCGGCGGCTGGAAGAAGGAGTTCATGTATTACTCTGACGTCAAAGATCCCGAGCGGTTCCCTTTCGTGGTACTCGGCAACAAGGTGGACATGGAGCAGAGGGAAGTGGGCGAGGACGAAGCGCGGGCCTGGTGCGAGGAGAGCGGCTGCTGTCCTTACTATGAGACCAGCGCTAAGGACGACACGAACGTCACGGCTGCGTTTGAGGCAGCTGTCAGGGAGGTACTGGCTGCAGAGGATCACATCGACCACTCGGTGCTGAGTGGAACTATTGATCTCCATGGAAACCGCAAAATATCCCGAGGGTCCTGCTGCTGA